In the genome of Nycticebus coucang isolate mNycCou1 chromosome 12, mNycCou1.pri, whole genome shotgun sequence, one region contains:
- the LOC128560803 gene encoding PRA1 family protein 3-like, with product MDVTIAPLRAWDDFFLGSDRFARPDFRDISKWNNRVVSNLLYYQTNYLVVAAMMISVVGFLSPFNMILGVIVVVLVFTVFVWAAHNKDALRPMKKRYPTTLVMAGMLASYFLISMFGGVVVFMFGITFPLLLMFIHASLRLRNLKNKLENKMEGIGLKKTPMGIVLDALEQQEESISKFADYTSKVKE from the coding sequence ATGGACGTGACTATCGCCCCACTCCGCGCCTGGGACGATTTCTTCCTGGGCTCTGACCGCTTCGCCCGGCCAGACTTCCGGGACATTTCCAAATGGAACAACCGCGTGGTGAGCAACCTGCTCTATTACCAGACCAACTACCTGGTGGTGGCTGCCATGATGATTTCCGTGGTTGGATTTCTGAGCCCATTCAACATGATCCTTGGAGTAATTGTGGTAGTGCTGGTGTTTACCGTGTTTGTGTGGGCAGCCCACAATAAAGATGCCCTTCGCCCGATGAAGAAGCGCTACCCCACGACGTTGGTCATGGCAGGCATGCTGGCTAGCTACTTCCTCATATCCATGTTCGGGGGAGTCGTGGTCTTTATGTTTGGTATCACTTTTCCTTTGCTGTTGATGTTTATCCATGCATCACTGAGACTCCGGAACCTCAAGAACAAGCTGGAGAATAAAATGGAAGGAATAGGATTGAAGAAGACACCAATGGGCATTGTTCTGGATGCCCTAGAACAGCAGGAAGAAAGCATCAGCAAATTCGCTGACTATACCAGCAAAGTGAAGGAATAA